The nucleotide window ATGTTGTTAAAACCCCGACACTGGTACCGACCACGCTTGAAATCGTCGACATTGCCGGACTGGTAAAAGGTGCAAGCAAAGGCGAGGGACTCGGCAACCAGTTCCTCTCCCATATCAGGGAGGTTGATGCCATTGTGCATGTCGTACGCTGTTTTGATGACGAGAACATTATCCATGTTGAAGGCAGGATTGACCCGGCAGATGACATCATCACCATTGAAACGGAACTGATGCTGGCTGATCTTGACAGTATGGAACGCAGAATTGAGCGGCTGCGAAAAAATGCCAAAAAGGAGAAGGAGCTGCTCCTGCAGGTTGACCTGGCTGAAAAGATCATCAGCGGCCTCAGTGAAGGCATTCCTGCCCGCAAGCTGATTGAAACGGATGAAGAGAAGGAGATGGCCAAACAGTTCTTCCTGCTCTCGACCAAACCGATCCTTTTTGCCGCCAATGTAGCCGAAAATGATATTGTTGACGGAAACGCCTATACAAAGAAAGTTGCAGAGATCGCCGCGGCATCAGGCTCGAAGATGCTCATTATCAGCGCAAAAACAGAAGCCGATATTGCCGAACTCCCCGAAGAGGATCGCCCGGAATTTCTTGAAAGCCTTGGACTGAAGATGTCGGGTCTCGACCGCCTGATCCAGACCGCCTATGACCTGCTCGGCCTGCAAACCTATTTTACCGCAGGTGTCAAGGAGGTTCATGCCTGGACCATCCGTAAAGGCGCCGCCGCGCCGGAAGCTGCTGCGGCCATTCATTCGGATTTTGAAAAGGGGTTCATCCGTGCCGAAGTGATGTCCTACCATGACCTGATTGAACTCGGCTCGGAGCAGAAGGTCAAGGAAGCCGGCAAGCTCCGTTCAGAAGGAAAGGAGTATATTGTTAAGGATGGGGATGTTATAGTCTTCCGATTCAATGTTTAGCAACTCTATAAATTTGTTGCGCGATATGACTACTTCGTTGGGCGGTGCTCGAAATCCTCATGTACTTCGAGTACACTCCGGTTTCTGCACTGCCTCGTCCTCATACCGCTCACGACAATTTATAGAGCTGCATTGAAATAGATGCAGCCGCCAAAGGCTGCAAGATGTTCACTTATACTATTCTGAACAGCTATGCACCATAAAGTCACCCCAGAAAGTCCGATAGGCATCTTTGACTCCGGTATTGGAGGGCTGACCGTGGTCAAGGCGATCCGGGCGGCACTCCCCGCCGAGCGGCTGATCTACTTCGGCGATACGGCTCGTGTTCCCTATGGACCGAAATCCCAGATTACCATCCGCAAGTATGCCGCTGACGACACCGCCATACTCATGCGCTATCAGCCCAAACTGATTATTGTTGCATGCAACACCGTTTCCGCCCTTGCTCTTGACGTGGTAGAAAAATCGTGCAGCGGCATCCCGGTTATCGGCGTCCTGAAAGCCGGTGCCGAACTGGCTGTGCAGGTGACCGGAAACAACCGCATCGGGGTTATAGGAACCCAGGCCACGGTCTGCTCGAACGCCTACGCCCGGGAGATCAATCTGCTGAATGAGGATGCAGGGGTTATATCAAAAGCCTGTCCGCTGTTTGTTCCGCTCGCCGAAGAGGGTTTTATTGACCACCCTGCTACAAAACTCATTGCCGGAGAGTATCTTGCCGAGATCAGCAAACACGATATCGACACCCTGGTACTCGGCTGTACGCACTACCCTATCCTTAAGCGGGTAATTGCAGAAATCGTCGGGCCCGGCATCCGCATAATCGACTCGGCGGAAGCGGTTGCCATCAAAACAAAAGAGCTTCTCACCGAGTCCGCTCTGCTCAACCCTGCTGCAACCCCGTCAGTTCCTCACCTGCTTGTGAGCGATCTGCCTCAGAAATTCAGTCAGCTCTACCAGCTCTTTATGGGCTCGGAGCTGCCGGATGTCGAACTGGTTGAGGTATAACCGCGGTGTTCCTGCTGCACGGCTTTTCCTCTTTGCCTTTTGCCGTCACAGTTGTTACTTTTGACTTTTCCTATTGACCTTAATCTCTACAGTGTGAAAGTAAACCTCGACCGTACTTCATCAGGTTTCTGCATAGGCGTGCAGGGCACCATCCATGTCGCTGAAGAAAAACTCCGGGACCCCCAGGGATTATTCTCGCTCGGCGATGTCGTCCACAATGAGGCCGAGGTAAAACGGCTGGAAGCTCTCGGTCTTGTCACTATCGATGAACCCACCTTCCGGAACCTTAAAAATGCCCGCGTACTCATCAGAGCCCACGGGGAACCTCCGGCGACATACAGCGCCGCTGAAGAGAACAATCTTGAGATAACCGATACAACCTGCCCTGTCGTCTCCAGACTTCAGCGGACAACCCGAGCGCTGCATGAACTGGGCTACCAGATCATCATCTACGGCAAACCGACCCATCCTGAAGTTATCGGCATTAACGGTCAGTGTGCAAACAGCGCCATTATCATCAAGCATGCCGACCTCAGCGACCCTGAAGAGACAAAGGCTCTTGACGCAGCAAAAAAAACCGCGCTCATCAGCCAGACCACCATGGATGTCCCCGGATTTTATGAACTTAAGGCCAATCTTGAAGCACGATTTGCTCCGGTTGCTTCCACCCCTCCAACGCCCTGGATGGCTATCCGTGATATTGATATTACGGCCGAAGTGACCGGTGTTCGCTCCATGCCCCGCCATATCTTCAAGGACACCATCTGCCGCCAGGTATCAAGCCGCAACCGGAAGCTGCATGATTTTGCACTTGCCAATGAGGTGATCATCTTTGTTGCCGGTAAAAAAAGTTCAAACGGCCAGGTGCTCTATAATATCTGCAGGGATGCAAATCCCCGGAGCTACTTCATCGAGGATGTCGAGGAGATTCAGCCGGAGTGGCTCGTCTCTCTTAACGGCAGCGGTGTTGCCAGTGCCGGTATCTGCGGAGCAACCTCAACACCGATGTGGCTCCTTGAAAAGGTGGCAAACTATATCGAAAGCAACTTCTCCTGAAGATACCGACATGAATCAACTCTCTCTGACCATCAACGGACGGCCTGTTACGGTGGCTCCCGGCTCAACAATTCTTGACGCCGCCACGGCTGCAGGAATCGAAATCCCCACACTCTGTTTCAACAAGTCGCTTGATGCAACCGGTTCATGCTGGATGTGCATTGTTGAACTCAAGGGAAAAAACCGTTTTGTCCCTGCCTGCGACACACTGGTGATGGAGGGAATGGTGGTTGAAACTGAAAACGAGGCACTCAGCTCAATGAGGCGGCAGTCGATTGAACGCATTATTGAACAGCACAGCGGAGACTGCATGGGACCCTGCGAGCTGACCTGTCCTGCCGGCTGCGATATCCCCGACTTTATTGATGCCATTGCCCGCCATGATGAGCGGGAGGCCATAAAAATCATCAAGGAGAGTATCCCCCTTGCCGGAATTCTCGGACGTGTCTGCCCGGCACCCTGCGAGGATGAGTGCCGTCGCCACGGCATAGACAACCCCGTCTCGATCTGCGCGCTGAAGCGCTATGCCGCTGACTGTGATGCAGAGGCGAGTGAGCGATATCTGCCTGAACTGCCTGAAGACAGCAGCAAAAAGGTTGCCATAGTCGGCAGCGGACCGGCCGGTCTTACCGCTGCGTTCTTTCTTCGCCGCATGGGCCACGCTGTAACCGTACTTGAATCCGGAACAGAGGCCGGAGGAATGATGCGCTACGGTATCCCCCGCTTCCGGCTGCCCGAATCGGTCATCGAAAGTGACCTTGCGACCCTCCGGGATATGGGTATCGAGTTCCGTTTTAACTCCGAGTTCGGCACAGCGGTCACACTGAACGCCGTAAAGAGTGAGTTTGATGCCCTCTTTCTTGCCATCGGCGCACAGAAAGCTGCCACCATGAACATCCCCGGTGAAGATATTCCAGGAGTTGTGAGCGGTATCTCTTTTTTGCGTAAATCTGCTTTTGCTCCTCAAATGCAACCCGGAGCACGCGTGGTAGTGACCGGTGGCGGCAATACGGCCATTGACGCGGCAAGAACGGCAATACGGCTCGGTGCATCCAGCGTCACGATACTCTACCGTCGAACCATCAAGGATATGCCGGCCAACCGTGCCGAAATAGAGGAGGCTCTTGCCGAAGGAGTCACCATTGTCGAACGGGTCGCGCCGACTCTCATCCGCTCACTCAACGACATGCTTGAAATAACCGCCATCAAAATGGAACCGGGAGAGCCCGATGAGAGCGGCCGGAGAAGACCGGTGCCGGTTCCTGGCTCGGAATTCACCGTTAAGGCTGACACCATCATCTCTGCCATCGGCCAGAAGATTGATGCCTCCGCCGCCGAAGCGGCAGCAATAGAGAGCGGAAGCGGCGGCGAACTGCTGGTTGACCCCGGAACATTTCAGAGTGAAACCCCCTGGATTTTTGCCGGTGGTGACTGCG belongs to Candidatus Chlorobium masyuteum and includes:
- the murI gene encoding glutamate racemase codes for the protein MHHKVTPESPIGIFDSGIGGLTVVKAIRAALPAERLIYFGDTARVPYGPKSQITIRKYAADDTAILMRYQPKLIIVACNTVSALALDVVEKSCSGIPVIGVLKAGAELAVQVTGNNRIGVIGTQATVCSNAYAREINLLNEDAGVISKACPLFVPLAEEGFIDHPATKLIAGEYLAEISKHDIDTLVLGCTHYPILKRVIAEIVGPGIRIIDSAEAVAIKTKELLTESALLNPAATPSVPHLLVSDLPQKFSQLYQLFMGSELPDVELVEV
- the ychF gene encoding redox-regulated ATPase YchF yields the protein MSLRCGIVGLPNVGKSTLFNAITAKQAEAANYPFCTIEPNVGTVLVPDERMQLIANVVKTPTLVPTTLEIVDIAGLVKGASKGEGLGNQFLSHIREVDAIVHVVRCFDDENIIHVEGRIDPADDIITIETELMLADLDSMERRIERLRKNAKKEKELLLQVDLAEKIISGLSEGIPARKLIETDEEKEMAKQFFLLSTKPILFAANVAENDIVDGNAYTKKVAEIAAASGSKMLIISAKTEADIAELPEEDRPEFLESLGLKMSGLDRLIQTAYDLLGLQTYFTAGVKEVHAWTIRKGAAAPEAAAAIHSDFEKGFIRAEVMSYHDLIELGSEQKVKEAGKLRSEGKEYIVKDGDVIVFRFNV
- a CDS encoding FAD-dependent oxidoreductase, encoding MNQLSLTINGRPVTVAPGSTILDAATAAGIEIPTLCFNKSLDATGSCWMCIVELKGKNRFVPACDTLVMEGMVVETENEALSSMRRQSIERIIEQHSGDCMGPCELTCPAGCDIPDFIDAIARHDEREAIKIIKESIPLAGILGRVCPAPCEDECRRHGIDNPVSICALKRYAADCDAEASERYLPELPEDSSKKVAIVGSGPAGLTAAFFLRRMGHAVTVLESGTEAGGMMRYGIPRFRLPESVIESDLATLRDMGIEFRFNSEFGTAVTLNAVKSEFDALFLAIGAQKAATMNIPGEDIPGVVSGISFLRKSAFAPQMQPGARVVVTGGGNTAIDAARTAIRLGASSVTILYRRTIKDMPANRAEIEEALAEGVTIVERVAPTLIRSLNDMLEITAIKMEPGEPDESGRRRPVPVPGSEFTVKADTIISAIGQKIDASAAEAAAIESGSGGELLVDPGTFQSETPWIFAGGDCVSGADLAIQAVAQGKRAAHSIDLFLSGKPVVAEKPAFNSSFGARDEAPEAFYQRKSPAGRVPVPELTPEVRTKCFDEVVTGYTAESAREEAARCLQCRCNAIADCRLRELASRYLPSQITLQNDHPGFYKAESAEISMEREKCVDCGICVRMIEQLHGTTIDLTIMTKSCPTGALTLPE
- a CDS encoding 4-hydroxy-3-methylbut-2-enyl diphosphate reductase; the protein is MKVNLDRTSSGFCIGVQGTIHVAEEKLRDPQGLFSLGDVVHNEAEVKRLEALGLVTIDEPTFRNLKNARVLIRAHGEPPATYSAAEENNLEITDTTCPVVSRLQRTTRALHELGYQIIIYGKPTHPEVIGINGQCANSAIIIKHADLSDPEETKALDAAKKTALISQTTMDVPGFYELKANLEARFAPVASTPPTPWMAIRDIDITAEVTGVRSMPRHIFKDTICRQVSSRNRKLHDFALANEVIIFVAGKKSSNGQVLYNICRDANPRSYFIEDVEEIQPEWLVSLNGSGVASAGICGATSTPMWLLEKVANYIESNFS